AAAAAGCCTTTTATAACGAAATACACTAAACCTCTTGCCTTACTGATTTTTTCCCTCTGACAgcggtaaaggataaaaaagacatcagctttttctttgaaaaaaattcaaaaaagaaaaaaattgaaaaaacatCCCCGCTACCATCAttcgtcgctgcagttcgcgatggtcccacttcgattccaaccgctgtttcTACCCCTTCCCAAATCCGACCGCTACTCTCGGTGCGTAAGCCGCTCTAGCACAGCGgcttacgcaacagcaccGCGGTTCATGTCATTTCGACTCCAATATATCCGACCTATGCAGAAGACACCACACCACCTCAGCAGACATGAGTACATGGTTAAACAAAACTCCCTCGGGAGGTTTTTAAGAAATCGAACGATCTTCCCTTGAAAGCACTTTCAAAACAgcactttatttcttttttttggcatcCTAAGGAAACCTCGAAAAATTTTCCCTTCTACCGAGAAGTGTGATCTGGAAggttaaaaaaagagcaaagtaTAGACGAGGCCATTGCACGTCAGGTTTTgttcaatcttttttcttagcgTAAAACATTTCTGAAGATCAGTAATGTTTTAcgctaagaaaaaagattgaacaaaagaaaaaaaacgctaagaaaaaagtttgaacaaaagaaaaaaaaagcggcgtTCTTCGTTGATTCAATTCCAACGCAGGTTCCGAAGCAATTAAacgaagtagaaaataaaatctgagaaaaaaaaagaactctcacttcttttttatgCAATATTTAGGCTGTAGcagaaacattaaaatacacagaaacagaaaaagaaatcatttcaCAACAACTGATTTTCCAAATTAATGACAAGATCACTGTTTCGTATTCATTCACAAGCAGTGCAACAGATTTTTCAATatagaaacaatttgaaatgaggaaagcgaaaaaaaaaccaaataagtACACgtctcaaaattaaaattaagaacAAAATTAAGTACTGAAGTACTGAAACGAACAATGTGTGCTAACAGAGGGaagaaatataaacaaattatGGATCACTCATACAAGTGATTTCGTCAACAGCTACTCCACCAAATTCCCACTTACCTCCAGCCATTGTGCATGACAGCGTAGCGAGTGCATTAAACGTATCTACTGGAGTGCCCCCACCGACAATGTAATGCAAAGTTGCCCCGTACGGGCACTGGACATCGAGACTGGAAAGTGATCGAAGGTTAGAGATTTGCTTTGGAAAATTGTATGAAATTAGGTACTAAGGTGCTCAAATTAATGTGAACAATTCTTGacattcctttaattttttatccGAGCCACACAAGGATGGTTGTAGAACGTGGCCTACTATTCTACCTTATTCTATTCTACCATTCTATTATTCTGTAACATTACAACCTGAAGTGCCGGCACTCTTACAGTTTCAACCAAAGGGAAGGAAAAACAGCTCATTACACTCTTTTTCGCATTTCAATCATCTCTCTGAGATGATTGGAGTCGTACGAGCGCCATGTGAGTGTTGCGTACGGTAAgcactgatcaacgaatgaagaaagaagatcATTCACTAGGCGCTCGATTACTTGTTTCACGAAAATGAGCTTCAATGTGTGCACCTATTCCAATCCACAACATTTTTATCGAACATTGCAGGAAAATTAGTTGCATGTCAATAAAGAATATAGATTTAGTTGGTGAGACTtacgaaaaatacaaaaaaagacgCTATGATTCAAAACAAAGTGTACTTTGAAAGCGTGCATTGAAAAAAGATCCAAGAAAGCACGAACTGGAAGTTGCTGCGTCTTCAACTAATCGAAAGATTTCAAGGCACTCCACAGTCAAAAAGTTAAAAGGACGATCGAAAAAGtgtcggctttttttttcctttttcatagcAAAATCTTTTCAAGTTCTTGACGAAACTCCAACAAATCAGAACTCGAACAATAATGACTTTCCTTCGAAATAGTTTTCAAACTGAAAAATGGTTTAGTTGCTTACTCGCACTGTGCACCATTTCTCTGGATATCAGCAACGATCGTCGCCGGATCCGGATAACAATCCACTCTTCCATACATGGTACAATCGACGTAAACTTGCGCAAATGTGGGACAGAAGCCGCAACCTGTAATCATGGAAGTTTTTGTTCATCTGTGTACAATCACTGAAAACAGCGGTACTAGTCCGAAAGCTCAATCTGAATCTGAAGTGAAattcgtttgatttttttttttgctgaaatacAGTTACATTTGACCACACCACTTAACCCTGTATAACTTGACTCAGTTTCTCAACTTTTGATCATCACAGCGAaaaagggcaaaaaaaaaaactacaagatCAATCAATTGTTATGGTTACACAAAGCGTACAGCACACACGAGTAGCACAAGAGAACCGGTAACTGCATAATCAATCCAGAtgtttattatatagtagaaaTTACCGAGTACAGGAACAGGTCCGATGCATGACAATGATTCGACGTTCAAACCCATGTCGGTTCGCCACTGATTGCCAGATGGTCCATCACAGACCAAGTCAGTGCCCGAATACGATATAAGAGTGTTCCCTCCATTTGGCCAAACAAATGCATTTGTGCCGGCTGGACAGACGAATGTGAGTCTTAAAGACAACTTTGTTTATGTGGACATCATTATGAtttcacgagaaaaaagacgaaaattcATGATCTCGGTTGCAGCAGCCACTCATATGTTACTACAAAGGAAGGAGGAGGGGATGGGGGACACAAAAAGTGATCGTAATGGCTAATTAAGCAAGTTTTATGGGGTTTGACCCACTAAACAGGGTAGCTCGATAtaggaataagaaaataatagaaaaaaggtgagaaaaaaacggtGACAATGTACACTGGAAGTTCGGATGCTACAAACGCTAGTATAAGGCAATTATGTTAATTATGTATTGTATTGGACCGAACTACATGGATATTGGAACTGGGTGATAAAGGTGCCTGTACTCGCCTCAGATCAGGCTACTGCAACTCAAGTCGAGTAGAATAGCATTCATTCAGTGTAAAAGAAGCAGAAGTAATGTTCTTGCGTATTTCGCCTGAGTTCTGCTGTATTTAAAACGTTTCTGTCGCGAGTAAAATGCAAAACAAGTTTCAGAATACTGACATGCAATCAGTCCCACTATTCGCTGTCTGTACGTTGGCTTGTGCAGCACTCGGGCACGGAGGTCGCTGAACGCCATTACAGTTATTCCGATAGACCGGCTGCGGACACGTCTGGCAAGGAGGTGGAAGCGTGGTGGTCGTGGTTGGGGCTGGAGATGTGGTAAATGTAGATTTTGGAGTAATGTCTCCAGAttctatagttgggtcaaaatgacattaaaggcatcacccccgaatctggggtgacgcggatttcaagtggagagttcctatatggagtcgtagattatggagaggagggtgattccgtcaatttcttcctaattgccgtaaaaaacggcccgaaagatgcggcgcgcgcacaaggctggcgcgctccaattgaactcgttgtggaaaatagagcgccggaacgctcgaatcgtatcttctgggccttttttacggcaattagtaagaaatagacggaatcacctttctttccataatctacgactccgtataggcataagccatctgaaacccgcaccaccccagattcgtggggtgatgcctttaagcacggacagttgcgtaagcggcagcgctcgaagcggagcgtggagcgtagcggttggaatcgtgtaagaatcctcgctaccgccactcaCGATCCCGGTCCTCGATTCCAACCTGATTCGCTGCGTCGACCGCACGgcttcgagcacaaccgcttacgcaactgtccgtgtcgttttgactatgCATTCCCGACTATAggaatttcaaacaaaacaaagaaattgatcTCAATGCGTCTTTTCATTTTACAACATTTTACAGGCAActaagaaaaactttgaataATAAATCTATGAATGTGCTTAACACTTACTATCTTCTGGGTCTATGCTTGCTATACAGGCTGTAGCAGTCCGCAGCCCCAATAGCAGTAAGAGTAACATTCCTCCAGTTTCTCAACCAATTTCGCAAAGTCGTAGAAATTCCTAAAATGAAGAGACAGACATTATACTGGAAATACCAAATAAATATGGCAAGACAGTAGCAAGTCAAGtaggtcaaaatgacctgaactGTTGTgggtaggcggttgcgctcgcgGTGAGACCCTTGTCAGCTCAGTCACGCAGCGAAGCTGAGTGAGGGGTCCCGCCACGTCGATTCGAATGCAAGCCCCTAGAAGTTATGAACCGAAAATCAGGTATTTCTAAACGTTCTTCACGATAGATTTCGAGAAATTATGGATCGCAAATCCTTTTGAAGTTACCATACGCGACACACATGCGAGTATATCGGGTTGTTCATAAACTTATgctggttttttcttctaatttacAAATAACAAGATCGATTGCATCACTACTATTCACCACCCAAACATGCATGGCACCATAACTGATACCACTTTCGCTGATTTTTCCAAGttctttttaagaagaaagtaaTGAGGGGTCCTTAAGTGTCTGCTGCTGAAAAGTAAGCAAAACAACTGATATCGAAGCAGAACGAGCAGTAAAAAAGGCATTGAGGAGGAGGCAGTAATCGAAGAATTGTGAGATAGAATTTCCGCAGAACACAGGATTGAACCGTTTGGCGTGAGACCAAATTAGCGTCCCATTGGTCTCCGAAGTGATAAGAGGATATTAACGTTTCAAACGGTGATACGCACCCACGCGTGACCCAGTTTCAAAGTTTCAGACCACGCTGCGAATTTTGGTCCCATCGTAATCTGTAGCCAACTTATCACTCAcatccaaaaatgaattagAATTTAAGAACAAATTTCGTAGCAAGTTCTTTCGTAGTTCGATTGAACGATCTGGTTTATGGTGCAATATGGCGTAAACAGTTGCGTTCCAAGCCTCTCAGAGGCAACTGCAAACGTAACATTACTGGACAGGTAGGGGCTGGGTTCCAGTCTGATGGGAAAACTAAGCTAAAGTCTCACTCAACTGTTCTGTTTACACCACATTGCACCACTAATCAAGTTGTTTTCACTGAGCTGTAGTGGTTCGGTTAGTAAACCCAAATAAACACGATAGATTCGAACATTGCTTCACTTCTTCACATAGCAAAATATTACTTTCTGACGCCAAGTAACACCCATTCCACtccctttttttcgtttcccttCCCTTTTAGACGAATTTGCGATATCGAAGTAGAGCTCATCTATGCttatatagtcgggttaaaacgacatgaagcacggacagttacgcaagcggctgcgctcgaagcgatgcggtggagacTGCGGTTtgaatcgacgtgggaccatggcaaactgcagagatgggtggtggAAGCGAGCATCCTcacacgattccaaccgctacgctcaacagcgccgcttcgagcgcagccgcttgcggaactgtccgtgcttcatgtcgtttagatCCAACCATATTTCTTTctgtcttctttctctttctgcaAATGTATTATGAACGTAATGAATGAGcgagaacaaaagaaagaaagaaataaggtcTATAATTAAAACTTGATTATTTGCTTTCAGGGAAAAACGAACACTGGTTGGGACATcgaccaccgcaagtcattgtgtaggctaACACGTAGAGAAAAGCAAAGTATAGTACTTTGATAGGGATCAGGGTACCCTATCACAAGATGTTCAAACGTCCTCATGTCTTCGAACATCGAATATATTTCTGTCTAggttttctattactgtgacgaAGAGGTTTTCAGATGAGACCTTCGTTACGTTTCGGCTCTTCGTGATCTTCAGAGGACCTAGCAGAGATTTACTGGAACAATCTCACGTTTATTTCGAAAAACATTCTCTATTAGTGTGATACTTAACGGAATAGACGTGAAAGTGTCCCAATCAACCTCTACCTAGGCCTCCGAAGACGTCGAAAGGCCGAAATGTCAGGTTGATGAAGGTTTCCATCTGGAAATCTCCTGGGCTAATGTGCGCTGATATTATCAGCACTATAAGAGGAACTCAAGTTCCACACGTCGACGTAAaacgtatagtagggtcaaaacgaaacaCTGACCGAGGATttggatcgtgtaaggatcctcgctaccgccacccatctctgcagttctccACCTCGGTTTCATCCGCTGTCtataccgcaccgctttgagcgcagccgctttcgcaactgcaacgggcttcatgtcgttttgactcaactatatgGTGGGGTTAAAACGGCTTGAGGCTCGGTGCATTTGTGtaccggctgcgctcgagtcagcgcggtggagaaagcggttggggtggaggtgggaccatcgaaAACTGCAACGGAAAATGGCGCTAGCAAGGCTCCTCACTCCAACAGTAACCGCTGCGTTGcaccgcagcgcttcgagcgtagccgctttcACAATCGCACCTAGCCTCAAGCCCCTACTATGTTGAGACAGCTCTGTGCACTTACTCGGCGAAATCGTGCACAGAGCATTTCTCTACAGGATGCGGAAAACTCTCCGGAACACTCTTCTTCGTTTTGCTTCTtatattttcactattttttccgTATAATAATGGATGGTAGGCTTACGTTGTCTTCATGTTTTGTTCTTCTCCTGAGATCCCAATATccctttcattttgtttcgaCACACTTTTTGTGCGACGATACATGATTAGTGTTCTTGCAATCGGAATCATAGTAGAATCAAAAAACATCTTAGAAGAAGGCTAACCTTGCACATGGTCAGTAATAAATGCGAAGCTAGAAACAATATCGTTTACACTTTATAttgcggctaacgtttcgggaCCGTCGCCTTCGTCACAGCCTGAAAAGCCAGAACATTTGCAACATATCCCCTCAAAAGCCTCATCCAGTACAAGTTACCATCCCCCAacatattacacccggaaccAGAGACCAGaagagcccaaatcgttgcgTAAGTACTAAGCTTACTTAAAGGccgcataccacgaatctgaggtggtacggatttcaggtggagtatccgtatacgaggtcgtagattatgaagacgggggtagttccgctcatctctccctgcatcactgcaaacacccgcctccagaatgctgttttgtacgacgccatctattgcaacgctccaccccctGTGCCACCTCCGCCATGCGAaacaattcggactgccccgataggcagtaaggaacgctacgcgtgcaagggtggcgcactgcaatagaaggcatcgtacaaaacaacattcaggggccggccgCTTGCAATGATTCAGAGAGAGTTGAGCGggaccaccccggtctccataatctacgaccccgtatacgggtACTCCACCTAGaatctgtaccaccccagattcgtggtatgcttccTTTAAGTAGCTAcgtggggccgcgtatacgagacTGATTGCTatctgcacgtggtggccctgctttaactaaacgcaatcaggcgttcgagagaacgcattgggaacgtacgagctatataacctgcactgttatatggcgaaagattcccatacactgcaaaaaggtgctgtcgtccagcacatcgccaaagcccataacctgaaaggtcaaccgCCTGAAgcgagcatggaatctttggcaacaaccattcgtttcgccacgctgaactgccgaacactatcgagtgaactccaacaaaccgctcTAACCAGCCTTCTGCAATATCTCTGTGTgtcttttgctgcactgcaggagaCAGACAGTCGAACAGTTCTAATGcgtaaatttctaatttttcatctaaaatattatttggttAGAATAGAATTTCTCCCAGTTTTCAGTCTATTTGCGCATGATTAACATTTCTCTCAGtcgaattttaaaattctgcTGCGATTACAATTCCAAAACTAATTAAGAGCAATCATATGAAGAAGTGGAACTGTCGTTCAATTCCTGCAAAACGAAATGTATCAGGCAACGTCTTACTTCGTTGTGAGGTACCCCtgcagcaaaacaaacgacaaaactaatgaagaagaattctCTACGACTCCGTAATCCGATCTGTGCACTATTTTACGActtaaaaagaagaacgaaaaactatctaaaaacgaaaaggaaaaaagcttTGAAAAGCTTGTCGTGGTCGGCGGAAAAGATCCGCGCTCACCGGTGGACGCGTCGCATCAGCGCGTTACCACATATTCTACGTCGACTTTAAACCGgtaaaactcgttgaacatcGACTGACTGTTTTGCTCGTCGTTAGGCAAATTTCAGTGTATCCATTCCATCCTCTACATAACAAAATTGATGCAACATAAAAACCAattatattttgaaagaatatgTTGTATTGTACACAACTGATTATAGGAaaaatttattccttttttcaaattctacaTATGGTCATCCAGACTCATGAGCTCTAGATTTTCTctctattttaaattaaaaattctccGCACGCCCCAATGCCCAATATAATGGAAGGAATGCACAAAAGAAATCTCCTGTAAACCACACACCGATAATTTTCTCATCGAACACGATTTCTAATGCATGAATATAACGACACTGGGCCTTTGTAAGGAGACGTCTTGCTTCGTTGTTTTCCTCCCTCCTCTCAACTACGCTTTTTGGACTGGAATGCTTGCTTCGTTATTTGTCTAGTAACACTTTCTCATCTCACTTGCTCTAATTTCCAACCTTTAATAAACATTTCGCCGCATTTTTATTAAGGTCAAGAGATGCTGCTCGAAAAGGAGAACACACAGATCACAGCAAATATCTTATTGGATTCGTTGGATATTTGCCAAAAATCCCTTCTGCGTCTTCTTAAATGCACACTTTATGACAATTAGGAGACTGACcaaagctttttttatttcttagaaaatccTTATAATTAGGCACTCATCTGAATCAAATGAAGAACAACTGCAGAGACACGCTTAATTTTGAAATGGTATAAGATATGTTGTTTTAGCTATGCGTTCGGAATCCGATCCAATCAATGACACACTCTCACAAGAACACTCACTCCGTATGTTATACCTCATTGATGCCATTCTTGCTCTTATAGCTTTCGTACCAAGCATATTATTTGTAACAACTATCTTGTATTTTCGATCGTTTCGTCGTGAATATCCGGTCAGTTGTGGAAGTATTCACATATCTACCTTTCATACCatcgtattattattttccttaggcgttttttttcttaaactagGATAGTATAGTAactaaaaatgagaaagtgtggtgtgaaaaaagtaaattagcGTTGTGTCACATACATGGTTATGGGTATGGCGAAAATGGTCGCGTACATTCAGAgacagcatgccacgaatctgacgaggtgagggaatccacagAAAAAGGACGAGGTTTAAGGTTGCCGGCTCCGGGTAGGTTGCGCTCACCCCTCCCTAATCGTTCTatgaaacggcgtgggaaccacaTCAACTCCTACGAGGCCCGTTAGCACGCTCCCCTATACATTTTCTGGTCCTCTTAACAGCGTGTTCATTGgattcacttgaataggcagccGAAGAGACCTCACTGCCTTTCGACCCCTGCGCAGCGCGTACACAAGTGTGGCGCGTCCCCCAACTGAAATCTTCGTGAAAATCACAGCCTTCccctgattttttcttcaggcgatcagggagagatgagcggaaccatctctagctttcccgCAGGTTCTCCTATGTCTAATTATCCTAATTCGTGGTATACGGCCTTTAAATCAAcatatagttggatcaaagcgacatgaagcacggtgcattctcttacgcgctcgaaacggcgcggttgaggcagcagttggaagcGAGATGGGACCACCGCAGACTGCAGAATGGGTGGTGGCAGGaagggttccagtacgctcctaaccggtcctgcttcatgtcgtattgaccctactatatcttTAGAAGCTTTTGTCTATCAATCACTGagcaagatttttgaaaaaaggaatgactggaaggaaaagaaatctcCATTTCAGTTGCTCATTCTGTTGTCGAGTGGTGAAGCAGTGGCTTGTATATCTCATATTATCATGGGCTTCGTGAGGTTTTCTTTGATGACCTCCTCCATAAACGGGAAACCGAGTATGCAGATAAGTTTCGGAGGAGAATTAATTCAATGCTCTCTTAGGGTGAATAACTTCATCAAGTCTTTATCCAAGCGCGTGATAAGGTGAGTTGCTTTGATCTCTTGTTTAAAATGTATTCAATAAACATCCAGACTTTTTCGAATGCAGCGAACAAAGGAAGATATGAGTCTTGGCTCGCACGCTTTCAAACATTGCAGAACTGCGGTGCTAAATGCTGCAAACGAACTCCGACTGTTGCCATAGCAGTtggaaagttcgactttcaatgaacctcggcatagttggatgtagtatcgagtttgataagctgtacacgaggttggtaaataaatttactggctaacgtttcggccatatcgccttcttcagagcctgaaaagggggATATtgaatctacaatttaaacgaccaacctctccacaactaaactgataaactccaagcctactttcaatcaccaatttagcgactagCCATAGCTTCTATAATAGCTAATTGAAACATGACAatgttggaatctctccaTGAAAAGATAAGATTAGGAGCGTagatcattaaaaaaaatgagcccAATCAAGCTCCATTCTCACTAATCGTCCAAAAAAACGGTGTAGGAAACTACCTCGTCGATCGAGTTTTCCTACCCGACACTGTTTAATGCGCCATATGAAGgacacgcgccgcgtctgcgATCGAGCGGACGGAAATCAATTGAGTTCACTCAGCAGCATACCCAGATAAAGCATTTGTTGTCTCTATCGTTATTTATCATCGCAGCTAAGTCCAATATCAGTCACAGAGGAATGAAAGAGTTGATAAGGTTCTAGATGGTTATCTaccatttttgtgttttggatgatttcttaaaggcagggtgtcatcaaatttttgatgtttggaCCTTTCATGGACTTTATAGAGCTCGGAGATTAGATTATGAAAATGTCCGTGACCACGCTGAATTCCGTCTCAGCGTCCTGAAAATATCGTGAGAATCGCATTCGTCCCAACGAGATACGTCAGAACGCGCTACCCTCGTAAACATTCCGGTtacctcagcagcctattcatcgCTTTTACGTGAATAGGCTGGTAAGGAGACCCCGTTGATCTCCGATTGGCCGCTGGTGGACGGCCGCGCGTGCTCAAAAATGGGAcgttttcacgtacctcgtCAGAACAAATGCCCTTTTTCAGGCggtttttcaggacaactaGTAGGAATCGAGCGGTACTCCTAATCTATACCCTgaattctatattttcccacaagtttcccaactacatcagtttcgtgatacgctgcctttaactttcGGAATTTTGTCAAAGAATTAGAAGCATGACTGTTGCATCAACCTGATGCGTATCATGGTAACATAACATGTAAGTGCTTAAGTTTGTCTGTGTGGATAAGTATACCTACTGATTTTAGATTTGTGGTtcacgattctgaattgaagtcggaGTGCGCACGAAGTATTGATCAAAATCAATCATTTTCTGTCAATCTCTAAATCTAAATCTTTTTAACTGACTTgctagatataatgtttaatTCTTCACATTGatagaaggaagagaaattttagtGTTTGGGATGGTTACAGAAGATGTAAACGGTCTAGTTTTAGACTTCGTGGACATGTTTTCTATACGGTTTCGATTTTTTGCGGATGGGATCCTGTGTTATGACGCCTCTTTCGGCGTTAGCACTTGCGACTGATCGCTTCATCTGCGTAGCGTTTCCAGGCATGTATCGCCGGAACCCAATGGGCAGGTAGGCATTTTTCTATGATTCTATTTCGATCTGGgagcagtttaaaaaaagtgctttttttcacaaatataaACGCTTTTTTATACTGTCTGGTCAAAACGTCGTAAAACGTGGTGCAATTGCTTATGCAGCtacgctcgaagtggtgcgacCTTGATTTATTCCTGGATGCGACTAGTGCTAGCGAGAGCCTTACCTTGATCGCagccacttaaaggcagcataccacgaatctgaggtggtgtggacttcaggtggagtatccgtatgcggtgtcgtagattatggagaccggggtagttccgctcatctctctctctgcatcactgcgaccagccgcctccagaatgcagTTTTGTACGACGGCAtatattgcaacgctccatccTCTGCGCcccctccgccctgcgattcgttgaaaatcaattcggactgccacgaaaggcagtaagggacgctacgcgtgcaagagtggcgcgctaCAATAGaaagcatcgtacaaaacagcattcaggggccggctgcttgcagtgattcaggcaaagatgagcggaaccaccccggtctccatgatctacgaccccgtacacgagtactccatctgaaatccgtactaccccagattcgtggtatgctgcctttaaaggcatcagtccACGAATCTAGGATAGTGCGGTTTTCaaatgggttatgcctatacggtgtcgtagattatggagagaagggtgattccgtccatttcttcctaactgccgtaaaaaaacggcccggacgatacggcttcgagcgttcctgtGCGCCTGCATTTCCTAAAGCGAGTTCttttggagcgcgccagtttctcctctccataatctagaggtataggcataacctacctgaaacacgcaccatcgcagattcgtagggtgatgcctttaactacaacataccacgaatacAACGTGATGAGGAAATCCACGGGAAAAATTCGAGAtgagattgtagattgcgggataagaggtggttccgctcatctctacgTGATCCTCGTGAGAAACGCCGTGGCAGTCACATTGGTTattacgagatacgttagaacgctcctctgtGCGCACTTCCCGGTCTTCGTAtcaacctattcattgattcAACTTGCATAGGCCGGTGAGAAGACAGGACTGATCTTCGATCACACctggatgcggtgcgtgcatgAG
This is a stretch of genomic DNA from Necator americanus strain Aroian chromosome II, whole genome shotgun sequence. It encodes these proteins:
- a CDS encoding hypothetical protein (NECATOR_CHRII.G5023.T1), which encodes MTEHSTHIRHVLLYEFESRHSAAGAHRNLSQVFGTEAPSERCVRAWFQRFKVGNNKLEDEPRSGRPTAISFDELKNLAEQHPYEGVRYFASSLRCLLSTVSNGLRYLGMVKKLGSEEGDMAETLASKFIYQPRVQLIKLDTTSNYAESGMHSQNDTDSCVSGCARSRAVDAANQVGIEDRDPPTTTTTLPPPCQTCPQPVYRNNCNGVQRPPCPSAAQANVQTANSGTDCILTFVCPAGTNAFVWPNGGNTLISYSGTDLVCDGPSGNQWRTDMGLNVESLSCIGPVPVLGCGFCPTFAQVYVDCTMYGRVDCYPDPATIVADIQRNGAQCDLDVQCPYGATLHYIVGGGTPVDTFNALATLSCTMAGGKWEFGGVAVDEITCMSDP
- a CDS encoding hypothetical protein (NECATOR_CHRII.G5023.T2); this encodes MGGGSEDPYTIQILVLIISAHISPGDFQMETFINLTFRPFDVFGGLGACIRIDVAGPLTQLRCVTELTRVSPRAQPPTHNSSGISTTLRNWLRNWRNVTLTAIGAADCYSLYSKHRPRRYPNHDHHASTSLPDRPPCPSAAQANVQTANSGTDCILTFVCPAGTNAFVWPNGGNTLISYSGTDLVCDGPSGNQWRTDMGLNVESLSCIGPVPVLGCGFCPTFAQVYVDCTMYGRVDCYPDPATIVADIQRNGAQCDLDVQCPYGATLHYIVGGGTPVDTFNALATLSCTMAGGTSTI
- a CDS encoding hypothetical protein (NECATOR_CHRII.G5024.T2) produces the protein MRSESDPINDTLSQEHSLRMLYLIDAILALIAFVPSILFVTTILYFRSFRREYPLLILLSSGEAVACISHIIMGFTSWTCFLYGFDFLRMGSCVMTPLSALALATDRFICVAFPGMYRRNPMGRKYCFAAAVILATMPEVNIIGIDENAKMGLEQPSITVAVQSTYVNKGGSSSFSRSGGTIDAITQRGKGQPTRRLNNSAIPKHFSTKEADAFQANIDIAAPKSEEC